GCAATTAATTTAAAAACCGACGAGAAGCGCCCATTAAGCGCTTTCCAATGCGGTGCAGCTATCGCCGGCATCGGCAACCCGCAACGCTTTTTTACGATGTTGGAAAGGTTGGGAATTCGTTTGAGCGAAACTCAAGCTTTCCGAGATCATCAACATTTTTCTGTGGCTCAGTTGGAAAAAATAGCATCAAATCAACCGCTCTTTATGACTGAAAAAGATGCCGTAAAGTGCCAAGTTTTTGCTCAAGATAATTGGTGGTATGTGCCGGTGGAAGGAGAAATCGTCGATGCAGACGAATCCGGCGAAAATCTTGCGTGCTTTTGGGCAAAAATTGAAGCTTTGGTGGAGAAATATCGTCATGGCTGAAGGCTTAAATCCCAAATTGCTGGAAATTCTTGCATGCCCGCGTTGTTTGGCGCGCTTGCAATATGATGCGCAACATCAACGTTTGATTTGTCGTTATGAGCGTCTAGCCTACCCGATTAAAAACGGCGTGCCGCTGTTGCTCGCCGAAAAAGCGGAAACTTTGAAAGAATAAGGAAAAGATTATGACATTTAGCGTAATTATTCCCGCCCGTTTTGCGTCGTCACGCTTGCCGGGCAAACCACTGGCCGATATTGCCGGCAAGCCGATGATTCAACATGTATTTGAAAAAGCACGGCAGTCCGGCGCAAGCCGTGTAATTATCGCCACCGATAATAAAAATGTGGCACAAGTGGCAAAAGATTTCGGTGCGGAAGTCTGTATGACTGCCGAACATCATAATTCCGGTACGGAACGTTTGGCGGAAGTGGTGGAAAAATTAGCCATTGCAGATGACGAAATTATCGTCAATATTCAAGGTGATGAGCCGTTAATTCCGCCGCGAATTGTGCGTCAAGTGGCGGAAAACTTAGCCAATTTTAAGGTGAATATGGCAAGCCTTGCGGTGAAAATTCAGGAGCCTCAAGAATTATTTAACCCGAATGTGGTGAAAGTGTTGACCGATAAAAACGGTTATGTGCTGTATTTTTCCCGTTCGGCGATTCCTTACGACCGCGATCAATTTATGAATTTGCAAGAGCCGGAGAAGGCGCAACTTGCCGATGTTTATTGGCGCCATATCGGCATTTACGCCTACCGTGCCGGTTTCATTAAACAATACGTGCAATGGGCGCCGACTGAGTTAGAAAATTTAGAAAAACTTGAACAGTTACGCGTGTTGTGGAACGGCGAACGCATTCATGTGGAATTAGCCCAAGAAGCGCCGGAAGTCGGCGTAGATACGGCAGAAGACTTGGAGAAAGTACGTTCAATTTTAGCCCGGCATTGATTTTTATACGTTCGGTTGCATCTTGCCCATTCGTATTTTCTCGTTCGGGGTTATTTTTTATTTAAGCGCGTTTAGTCTAATTATTTGTTTTAAAGTGAAATTAATGAAAAGTATTCCTTTTATTTCAACCTTTCTTTTATCGACGTTTACCTTTGGATGCTCAAGCAGTGAATCGGATACTCGCTACGGCACCGCATTGAACTCTCAAAATAGCACCGCATTGAACCCAAGCTTTATTGCTTCAATTGACGCGGATGCTACTTACGATAAGTCCCGCACGCCGGATAATTTTGATGATTACGTACAATTTTTAAAAGGCAAAGCAGCGGCACAAGGTGTGTCGAAATCTGTATTGGCGGCGCAAAATAATATCCGATATGTGCAAAAGGCAGTGGATTTAGATCGTGCACAAGCGGGCAGCGTTAAAAAACGTGACCCGAATGCACCGCCGATTTTAAATCCAAACGGCACGACAAACTATCTCAACAAGGTGCTGACCGATAATAAAGTAGCCATTGCCGAAACGCGTTATTGGGAAACTTTGGAGCCGTTGCAACGGGCCAGTCAACGTTATGGCGTGCAGCAGGAATATATTTTAGCGCTGTGGGGGATGGAAAGTAGTTTCGGGCATTATCAAGGTAATTATGACGTGCTGTCCGCTTTGGCTACGTTGGCTTTCGAGGGACGACGCGAGGCTTTGTTCGGGAAAGAATTTATCAATGCGATGAAAATGTTGGAACGCGATCATATTCATCGCGAACGTATGCTTGGTTCGTGGGCGGGAGCTATGGGGCAAACTCAATTTATGCCGAGTGCGTTTTTAAATTATGCGGCAGACGGCGATGACGACGGCGTGAAAGATATTTGGACAAACCAATTTGACGCGTTCGCCTCTATTGCGAATTATCTGCATACCGTGGGATGGAATGATAAATTACCTTGGGGAGCGGAAGTGATGTTAACGCAACCAATGGCGTTATCTTTTGCCGGTGTTGAGAAAGATAAAGCCCGTTCATTAAGCGAGTGGCAAAGCTTAGGCGTAGCGCCTTTGAATTTTAGTGCGCAAGAGCAAGAAAAATGGCGTGTCCTTGCCGATACGCCGCTTTGGTTAGTTCGCCCGGATAAAGAAGTGGGACGCGTATTTTTGGTATCTAATAATTTCCGTACGATTTTAGATTGGAATAAATCTAATTATTTTGCTCTGAGTATCGGTATGTTTGCCGAGCGAATTAAGGACAGAGTGGGATTATAAGAATTCCGGATACAAAAAAAGTGCGGCAAATTAATTGACCGCACTTTTGCGTTTTAGAGAGGAATTATTTTGCTGCCGGTGCTTGAGCCGGGGCAGGATTTAATTTTGCTTCGATTTGCGCGCTAAGTTGTGCTAAAGCTTGCATTTCGTTTTGTAATTGTTGTGCTTTTTCAACGTAAACTTTTTGTTCCGCTTCATCTTTGACATTAGCTTGTGCAACTAGTAATTCGCTTGCAAGAGCTAAGACGTTTTTTGTTTTAGTTTGTGCCGATTTAATTAAATCGGATTTAATTTCTAATGCGTCTAAGCTTGCGATGCTTGCTTGAACGGTTTTATTGAATTCTTCAATTGCTGCCTTAGCTTTGTTTTCATCTTGCGCAACGATTGCAGCTTGTAATTCTTGTTGTAGTTTTTGTTGGCTTTGCGCTTGCGCTGCACCCTGTTGTTGATTCCACGCAACTAATTTTTCGTAGTCCGCTTTTTCTTGTTCTTCCGCACTTAATGCAGGCGCTGTTTCAGCTGGTTTTGTTGCCTCAGCCGGTTTTGCCGCCTCGGTTTGTTGTGTGGCTTCAGCCGGTTTTGCTGCCTCGGTTTGTTGTGCAGTTTCTGGTTTTGCGTTATTTGCAGGTTTGTCCGCGGGTTTATCGCAAGCGGTTAAGAATAACGCGAATAATGCGGTTGCGCTGATTTTGGTAAATTTGTTCATAAATAATCCTTTAAGTTGAAATTTAAGTATATTTTTCTTAGCGGAAAAGCCAAGCCCTGTTAAGACCGTCTATTCTCGGCTTAGTTTCATTATTTTTCAAGAATTTATTTTAAGTCCGGAATAAATTCTGAAAGTGCGTGAATTTCTTCATCGCTTAAACGTTGTTTAGCCGGATTGCCGGCACCGACAATTTTGCCACTTTTATGATCAAAAAGTGCGCTTGAAATTTCCTCTGCGTTTAACTGATTGATAATTTTTGATTTGCCCATCGCCGGTTTTTCGCCGCTTTTGCCGTGACAAGTAGCGCAGGAACGTTTATAAATTTTTTCAGCCTTGGCTAAATTAGGATTAGCGGGGGATTCCGCTTGTACGAAAAAAGAAAAACAACAAAGCGCACCGAGTAAAAAGTAAATTCGTTTCATAACTTATCCTTTAAAAAGTTTATCCAACTCTTTTTGCGGAATTTTTCCCTCAAATTTTGCTTGAATATGGCCGTCTTTATCAATAATAAAAGACGTTGGCGTACCGACTAATTGATAACGTTCTGCGGTGATTTTCATTTGATCTTTAATGACCGGTTGTGTGATTTGACGTTTGTTCACCACGGCTTGCGTATCGGCTTTTTCGCCGTCCACGTTAATTGCGATCAATTGCACCTTATTTGGATATGCCGCTGCGATGCCTTCCAATTCTTTTAATTCCGCTACGCAAACGCCGCACGTTTCCGACCAGAAAGTGAGCAGACGTGTACCTTGCCAATCGCTTAACTTCGCTTGTTTGCCTTGCAAGTCGTAGGCGACAATTTCCGGCGCTGCGTCGCCGAGACTGGCGGTTTGCTCTTTGCAGCAAACGGTGCAGAGAATTGCCGCACTTAGCGCCAGTAATTTTAATCGCTTATTTTGCATGTGTTTCCTCTTTGATGAATTTACCATGGTGTAAATAAATTACGCGATCGGTCAGCTTACCCAACTCGGGATTATGCGTCACCATCACGATGGTTCTGCCTTGATGGTTTAAGCGTTGTAATAAATCAAGCACTAAGGCCTCATTTTTTTCATCCAAATTGCCTGTTGGTTCGTCGGCAAAAATTACCGGTGGCTGGTTCACCAAGGCGCGCGCGATACAAACCCGTTGTTGTTCGCCGCCAGAAAGCTGACTAGGACGGTGTTCAATGCGGTGCTCTAAGCCGACTTGTTTCAGTACCGCTTTGGCAGTGGCTTCATCAATCACGCTATGATAATGTTGCGCCAACATCACGTTTTCTAACGCTGTCAAATAAGGAATTAAATGGAATTGTTGGAATACCAAACCGATTTTTTCTGCACGGAAGCGTTGACGACCGGTTTCATCCAGTTGTGCCGTATCTATGCCGTCCAATATCACTTTGCCTTCGCTGGCGGTATCTAATCCGGTCAGAATATTCATCAAGGTAGTTTTACCCGAGCCGGATGCTCCCATAATGGCGACAAATTCGCCTTCGGCAATTTGAATGTTAATGTCTTCCAGCGCTGTAACTTGGTCGAAGCGTTTGTATAAATGCTGGGTTTCGATTACAAAATTAGTCATACTTTTCTCTTTGTGCCATGGGTGGATCTACCCACGGTTACGTATAAGCGTTCCCCGTTGGGGAACTTACAATTTCTACCCAAAAGAAAAGGGTAGGGCTATGCTTAACCTAGAGTAACGAATTACCCTAGACATAAAAATTACTCTCCCTTCAAAACATTCGCCATTTGAATTTTTAGTGCGCGGCGGGTCGGTACTATTACCGCGATCAAGGCGACGAATAATGATAAAACAATGGTGATGGGAATTACCGGCAAGCGCATATCGATATAGGCTTTAAACACGGTGAATCCTAAAATTTGCGCCAATAAATAGCCGAAAATTAAGCCCGCAATGATAGCTGCTGCAGCGATAATTAAAATTTCCGTACAGATTTGTTTAATAATATCCGATTGTTTTGCCCCTAAGGCTTTTTGTAGGGCAAATTCTTTAGCGCGTTCGCCGACAATTGCGATTAAGGTGGTGTTCACGCAAAGTGTCGCCAGCACTAAAATCACCAGTGAAATTAATCCCATCAAGCCTTTGATTTTATCCAAAATCTGTCCCTCAGAGGCCGATACTTTACGAATTGGG
Above is a genomic segment from Aggregatibacter sp. HMT-949 containing:
- a CDS encoding ABC transporter ATP-binding protein, which translates into the protein MTNFVIETQHLYKRFDQVTALEDINIQIAEGEFVAIMGASGSGKTTLMNILTGLDTASEGKVILDGIDTAQLDETGRQRFRAEKIGLVFQQFHLIPYLTALENVMLAQHYHSVIDEATAKAVLKQVGLEHRIEHRPSQLSGGEQQRVCIARALVNQPPVIFADEPTGNLDEKNEALVLDLLQRLNHQGRTIVMVTHNPELGKLTDRVIYLHHGKFIKEETHAK
- a CDS encoding cytochrome c, whose protein sequence is MKRIYFLLGALCCFSFFVQAESPANPNLAKAEKIYKRSCATCHGKSGEKPAMGKSKIINQLNAEEISSALFDHKSGKIVGAGNPAKQRLSDEEIHALSEFIPDLK
- a CDS encoding TlpA family protein disulfide reductase; amino-acid sequence: MQNKRLKLLALSAAILCTVCCKEQTASLGDAAPEIVAYDLQGKQAKLSDWQGTRLLTFWSETCGVCVAELKELEGIAAAYPNKVQLIAINVDGEKADTQAVVNKRQITQPVIKDQMKITAERYQLVGTPTSFIIDKDGHIQAKFEGKIPQKELDKLFKG
- a CDS encoding lytic transglycosylase domain-containing protein, whose product is MKSIPFISTFLLSTFTFGCSSSESDTRYGTALNSQNSTALNPSFIASIDADATYDKSRTPDNFDDYVQFLKGKAAAQGVSKSVLAAQNNIRYVQKAVDLDRAQAGSVKKRDPNAPPILNPNGTTNYLNKVLTDNKVAIAETRYWETLEPLQRASQRYGVQQEYILALWGMESSFGHYQGNYDVLSALATLAFEGRREALFGKEFINAMKMLERDHIHRERMLGSWAGAMGQTQFMPSAFLNYAADGDDDGVKDIWTNQFDAFASIANYLHTVGWNDKLPWGAEVMLTQPMALSFAGVEKDKARSLSEWQSLGVAPLNFSAQEQEKWRVLADTPLWLVRPDKEVGRVFLVSNNFRTILDWNKSNYFALSIGMFAERIKDRVGL
- a CDS encoding Trm112 family protein: MAEGLNPKLLEILACPRCLARLQYDAQHQRLICRYERLAYPIKNGVPLLLAEKAETLKE
- a CDS encoding lipoprotein HlpB, with the protein product MNKFTKISATALFALFLTACDKPADKPANNAKPETAQQTEAAKPAEATQQTEAAKPAEATKPAETAPALSAEEQEKADYEKLVAWNQQQGAAQAQSQQKLQQELQAAIVAQDENKAKAAIEEFNKTVQASIASLDALEIKSDLIKSAQTKTKNVLALASELLVAQANVKDEAEQKVYVEKAQQLQNEMQALAQLSAQIEAKLNPAPAQAPAAK
- the kdsB gene encoding 3-deoxy-manno-octulosonate cytidylyltransferase, whose product is MTFSVIIPARFASSRLPGKPLADIAGKPMIQHVFEKARQSGASRVIIATDNKNVAQVAKDFGAEVCMTAEHHNSGTERLAEVVEKLAIADDEIIVNIQGDEPLIPPRIVRQVAENLANFKVNMASLAVKIQEPQELFNPNVVKVLTDKNGYVLYFSRSAIPYDRDQFMNLQEPEKAQLADVYWRHIGIYAYRAGFIKQYVQWAPTELENLEKLEQLRVLWNGERIHVELAQEAPEVGVDTAEDLEKVRSILARH